From Nicotiana tabacum cultivar K326 chromosome 22, ASM71507v2, whole genome shotgun sequence, one genomic window encodes:
- the LOC107817236 gene encoding protein PHOSPHATE-INDUCED 1-like — protein MEPTFASLSHEVKNGSKRVIDACVESIFANVTFAYMQPTFASLSHEVKNGRKRVIDACVESIFTKHRLSINIVLTASDVAVDGFCVNRCGTYESSKGAIIRGKTYKFSYIWVGNSETQCAGYCAWPFHQPIYGPQSPPLVAPNNDVGVDGMVINLASLLDATATNPFGNGYYQGEADAPLEAASACPGVYAKGAYPGYAGDLLVDKTTGASYNAHGTNGRKYVLPSSYNPSTSTCSTLV, from the exons ATGGAACCTACATTTGCAAGTCTAAGTCATGAAgtcaagaatggaagcaaaagagTCATAGATGCATGCGTGGAATCCATATTTGCAAATGTCACATTCGCATACATGCAACCTACATTTGCAAGTCTAAGTCATGAAGTCAAGAATGGAAGGAAAAGAGTCATAGATGCATGCGTAGAATCTATATTTACAAAG CATAGATTATCCATTAACATTGTTTTGACTGCCTCTGATGTTGCAGTCGACGGGTTCTGCGTCAATCGTTGTGGAACTTATGAGTCTTCTAAAGGTGCCATTATCAGGGGCAAGACATACAAATTTTCTTATATTTGGGTTGGTAACTCAGAGACTCAATGCGCTGGCTACTGCGCTTGGCCATTCCACCAGCCCATTTACGGACCACAAAGCCCACCCCTGGTTGCACCAAATAACGATGTGGGTGTTGATGGTATGGTAATTAACTTGGCTAGTTTATTGGATGCGACCGCGACGAACCCATTTGGAAATGGATACTATCAAGGAGAGGCAGATGCACCATTGGAGGCTGCTTCTGCTTGTCCTGGTGTATATGCTAAGGGTGCTTACCCTGGCTATGCTGGAGATTTGTTGGTGGATAAAACTACAGGTGCAAGCTACAATGCACATGGTACAAATGGAAGGAAATACGTGCTTCCTTCTTCATACAATCCTTCTACATCTACATGTTCAACTTTGGTCTAG